One Armatimonadota bacterium genomic window carries:
- a CDS encoding DUF4440 domain-containing protein: MNKPLIVLSLGLMAATSLAAGTVPKVIKARYTALEGTIRKLDIKSFEMSFSSDYVCVDPQGKSQSREDFFAEVEKLFADAKSATVKIKFFDSKSHDGMVDVSFDFTTKISSKLPKTPKTVVHEVGTDTWKQVDGQWVMVKTVDTKMDVTTEKKKKKG, encoded by the coding sequence ATGAATAAACCATTGATCGTTTTGTCGCTCGGCCTCATGGCTGCCACCTCACTCGCGGCGGGCACCGTGCCGAAGGTCATTAAGGCCCGTTATACTGCTCTCGAGGGCACTATTCGCAAGCTCGACATTAAGTCCTTCGAGATGTCGTTCTCAAGCGATTATGTCTGCGTGGACCCTCAGGGCAAGAGCCAGAGCCGCGAGGACTTCTTTGCCGAAGTTGAGAAGCTGTTTGCGGACGCTAAGTCGGCGACGGTTAAGATCAAATTCTTCGATTCCAAGTCGCACGACGGCATGGTCGATGTGTCGTTCGACTTCACAACGAAGATCTCGAGCAAATTGCCAAAGACTCCGAAAACGGTCGTTCACGAGGTCGGCACCGACACATGGAAGCAGGTTGACGGGCAATGGGTGATGGTCAAGACCGTCGATACCAAGATGGACGTTACCACCGAGAAAAAGAAGAAGAAGGGATAA